The Fusobacterium sp. SYSU M8D902 genome includes a region encoding these proteins:
- a CDS encoding S-layer homology domain-containing protein produces the protein MRYIIVLLIVFSSAVFAETKFEDLNKDHWAYPQIQSLIDKGIIVENRYRFDGNEPMNRYDFAFNLAKALDYVDLKKANKEDLNILESLMFEFSQELNKIGFDSTTFINRIDVINETIDILRERINTNEKTIADLKKRVEALEDKN, from the coding sequence ATGAGATATATAATTGTTTTATTAATTGTGTTTTCTTCAGCAGTATTTGCAGAGACAAAATTTGAAGATTTGAATAAAGATCACTGGGCTTATCCTCAGATACAATCATTGATTGATAAGGGGATAATCGTAGAGAATAGATATAGATTTGATGGGAATGAACCCATGAACAGGTATGACTTTGCTTTTAATTTGGCCAAAGCTCTGGACTATGTGGATTTAAAAAAGGCGAATAAAGAGGATTTAAATATTTTGGAATCACTTATGTTTGAATTTTCTCAAGAGTTAAATAAGATAGGTTTTGACTCTACAACCTTTATTAATAGAATAGATGTTATAAATGAGACAATAGATATTTTGAGAGAGAGAATCAATACAAATGAGAAAACTATAGCAGACTTGAAAAAAAGAGTGGAAGCTCTTGAAGATAAAAATTAA
- the yaaA gene encoding S4 domain-containing protein YaaA encodes MKEIKISTEFIKLDQFLKWTGVCDTGVDAKFFILDGNVKVNGEIEERRGKKLYPGDKVEAAGETFLVK; translated from the coding sequence ATGAAAGAGATTAAAATTTCAACTGAATTCATTAAGTTGGATCAATTTTTGAAATGGACTGGTGTGTGTGATACTGGAGTAGATGCAAAATTCTTTATTCTTGACGGAAATGTTAAGGTAAATGGTGAAATAGAAGAAAGAAGAGGAAAGAAGTTGTATCCTGGAGATAAGGTTGAAGCTGCTGGAGAGACTTTTTTAGTTAAATAA
- a CDS encoding iron-containing alcohol dehydrogenase yields the protein MYKFVYNIPTKVYFGSDQLSKLGKEIKKLGDRVLICYGGGSIKRIGLYDQVLEELKKEELEIFELSGIEPNPRVTSVNAGADICKKEKIDVLLAIGGGSVIDCTKAIAAATYYEGDAWDIVTKKVPVTKCLPIVTILTLAATGSEMDAGGVISNMETNDKIGVASPLMQPKVSFLDPKNTYTVSSYQTACGSVDILSHIIETYFNTEGSMYMLDCFMEGMMKSVVKYAPIAMKDPENEEARANLMWTSSWAINGFVRSCQHCSWSCHSMEHQLSAYYDITHGLGLGIVTPRWMRYILDEENAQRFRNFAVAVFGVDSKLDNMSAALEGIKRFEEFLFVELGLTSNLKELGIDRTHFDIMAEKACGNGILKGFKELNKEDIKRIYEMCLD from the coding sequence ATGTATAAGTTTGTATATAATATTCCGACTAAGGTGTATTTTGGAAGTGATCAACTATCAAAATTGGGAAAGGAGATTAAAAAGCTAGGAGATAGAGTTTTAATCTGCTATGGTGGAGGATCTATAAAAAGGATTGGACTTTATGATCAAGTTTTAGAAGAGTTGAAAAAAGAGGAATTGGAGATATTTGAATTGAGTGGAATTGAGCCAAATCCAAGAGTAACCTCTGTAAATGCAGGAGCAGATATCTGTAAAAAAGAGAAGATAGATGTGCTTTTAGCAATAGGTGGAGGATCTGTAATAGATTGTACTAAGGCTATTGCAGCAGCTACTTATTATGAGGGAGATGCTTGGGATATAGTTACTAAAAAGGTTCCTGTGACAAAGTGTCTACCAATTGTAACAATCTTAACTTTAGCAGCAACAGGTTCAGAGATGGATGCTGGTGGAGTAATTAGTAATATGGAGACAAATGATAAGATCGGTGTAGCTTCACCATTGATGCAACCTAAGGTATCATTCCTAGATCCTAAGAATACATATACAGTATCTTCTTATCAAACTGCTTGTGGATCAGTGGACATACTTTCTCATATAATTGAGACGTATTTCAATACAGAGGGAAGTATGTATATGTTGGATTGTTTTATGGAAGGAATGATGAAAAGTGTTGTAAAATATGCACCAATAGCAATGAAAGATCCAGAAAATGAGGAGGCAAGAGCTAATTTGATGTGGACATCCTCTTGGGCTATAAATGGATTTGTAAGAAGTTGTCAACATTGTAGTTGGAGTTGTCACTCTATGGAACATCAACTTTCAGCTTACTATGATATAACTCATGGACTTGGATTAGGAATTGTTACTCCTCGTTGGATGAGATATATATTAGATGAAGAGAATGCACAGAGATTTAGAAATTTTGCTGTGGCTGTCTTTGGAGTGGACTCAAAATTGGATAATATGAGTGCAGCTCTAGAAGGAATAAAAAGATTTGAAGAGTTTCTATTTGTTGAGCTTGGACTTACAAGCAATTTAAAAGAGTTGGGTATAGATAGAACTCATTTTGATATAATGGCTGAAAAAGCTTGTGGAAATGGAATTTTAAAGGGATTCAAAGAGCTTAATAAAGAGGATATAAAAAGAATCTATGAAATGTGCTTAGATTAA
- a CDS encoding MATE family efflux transporter, producing the protein MNNTATKLEKAPLKELFVTMAIPSVLAQLINVLYNIIDRVYIGHIEGIGSLALTGVGVTFPIIMVVSAFSAFAGQGGAPLASIFLGAKDYDKAEKILGNSCALLLLFSVVLTIFFQIFKLPLLYAFGASSNIIHYANDYITLYLCGTIFVMLSLGLNTFISGQGNAKTAMLSVLIGAVTNIILDPIFIFKLEMGVKGAALATLISQALSSLWVVSFLISERSVIKIKTKNLKFDKKILSKIGTLGVSPFIMQSTESLVLLTLNSGLQKYGGDIYVGSMSILTSILQLITVPVSGITQGIQPIISYNYGAKNIRRVLQTFKSLLIVCLSVTLIMGGLGVFFPEIYVGIFTESPELSKITIKYMPIFILGMCIFGIQQAIQGTFLALGQAKYSIFIALLRKVILLVPLAIILPKFFGVQGIYWAEPLADISSVTIASTTFLLTFKTILRIKRK; encoded by the coding sequence ATGAATAATACAGCTACAAAATTAGAAAAAGCCCCATTAAAAGAGTTGTTTGTCACTATGGCTATACCCTCTGTCCTAGCTCAATTGATAAATGTACTCTACAACATTATAGATAGGGTATATATTGGTCACATAGAGGGGATTGGTTCACTAGCACTTACAGGTGTTGGAGTTACCTTTCCTATAATTATGGTAGTCTCTGCTTTTAGTGCCTTTGCTGGACAGGGAGGTGCCCCTTTAGCATCTATATTTTTAGGAGCCAAAGATTATGATAAGGCTGAGAAGATCTTGGGAAACAGTTGTGCTCTACTTCTACTTTTTTCAGTAGTTTTAACAATTTTTTTCCAAATTTTTAAGTTACCACTTCTCTATGCTTTTGGTGCTAGTAGCAATATAATTCACTATGCAAATGATTATATAACTCTATATCTGTGTGGAACTATTTTTGTTATGCTCTCTCTTGGTTTAAATACCTTTATAAGTGGGCAAGGAAATGCTAAAACTGCCATGCTATCCGTACTCATTGGTGCTGTAACAAATATAATCCTAGATCCCATCTTTATCTTTAAGTTGGAAATGGGTGTCAAAGGAGCTGCACTAGCTACCCTTATCTCACAAGCCTTAAGTAGTTTATGGGTGGTTTCTTTCTTAATCTCAGAAAGAAGTGTTATTAAAATAAAAACAAAAAATCTTAAATTTGATAAAAAAATACTCTCTAAAATAGGAACACTAGGAGTATCTCCATTTATAATGCAGAGTACTGAAAGTCTTGTCCTTTTAACTCTAAACTCTGGATTACAAAAATATGGTGGAGATATTTATGTAGGTTCTATGTCTATTTTAACAAGTATTTTACAACTTATAACTGTTCCTGTTTCAGGTATCACTCAAGGTATACAACCAATAATAAGCTATAACTATGGGGCTAAAAATATCAGAAGAGTATTACAAACTTTTAAATCTCTATTGATAGTGTGTCTAAGTGTTACATTGATTATGGGTGGTTTAGGAGTATTCTTTCCTGAAATCTATGTAGGTATTTTTACAGAGTCACCAGAGTTGAGTAAAATTACCATAAAATATATGCCTATATTCATACTTGGTATGTGTATCTTTGGAATACAACAAGCTATTCAAGGGACATTCTTAGCTTTAGGACAGGCTAAATACTCAATATTTATAGCCCTTTTAAGAAAGGTTATTCTTCTTGTTCCACTGGCTATTATCCTTCCAAAATTTTTTGGAGTACAGGGTATCTACTGGGCTGAACCATTGGCTGATATAAGTTCTGTAACTATAGCTAGTACCACATTCCTTCTAACGTTTAAAACAATTTTAAGAATAAAAAGAAAATAG